One Algibacter sp. L3A6 genomic region harbors:
- the rplK gene encoding 50S ribosomal protein L11, with protein sequence MAKELSKVVKLQVRGGAANPSPPVGPALGAAGVNIMEFCKQFNARTQDKAGKVLPVVISVYKDKSFDFVIKTPPAAVQLMEAAKLKKGSGEPNRKKVAKVSWDQVKTIAEDKMVDLNAFTIESAMKMIAGTARSMGITVTGQFPN encoded by the coding sequence ATGGCAAAAGAATTAAGTAAAGTAGTTAAGTTACAAGTTCGGGGAGGTGCTGCGAATCCGTCGCCACCGGTTGGACCCGCTTTAGGAGCCGCTGGTGTTAACATCATGGAGTTCTGTAAGCAATTCAATGCTAGAACCCAAGATAAAGCTGGTAAAGTATTACCAGTTGTTATATCTGTTTACAAAGACAAATCATTTGACTTTGTAATTAAAACTCCTCCAGCAGCAGTCCAGTTAATGGAAGCAGCTAAGTTGAAGAAGGGTTCTGGAGAGCCAAACCGTAAAAAAGTAGCTAAAGTATCTTGGGATCAGGTTAAAACTATCGCTGAAGATAAAATGGTAGATTTAAATGCATTTACTATCGAGTCTGCAATGAAAATGATAGCTGGAACTGCAAGATCAATGGGAATAACTGTAACAGGGCAATTCCCTAATTAA
- the rplA gene encoding 50S ribosomal protein L1 gives MARLTKKQKEALAKIEKGKVYSLNEASALVKEISNTKFDASVDLAVRLGVDPRKANQMVRGVVSLPHGTGKDVKVLALVTPDKEAEAKEAGADYVGLDEYLDKIKSGWTDVDVIITMPSVMGKLGPLGRVLGPRGLMPNPKTGTVTMDVAKAVTEVKAGKIDFKVDKTGIVHAAIGKASFSADKIAGNANELLTTLMKLKPTASKGVYVKSIFMSSTMSPSIAVDPKIG, from the coding sequence ATGGCAAGATTAACAAAAAAGCAAAAAGAGGCTTTAGCAAAAATTGAAAAAGGGAAAGTTTATTCTCTTAATGAAGCATCTGCATTAGTAAAAGAAATTTCTAATACAAAGTTTGATGCATCAGTTGACTTAGCAGTACGTTTAGGAGTAGATCCACGTAAAGCTAACCAGATGGTGAGAGGTGTTGTTTCACTTCCTCATGGTACTGGTAAAGATGTAAAAGTATTAGCATTAGTAACACCAGATAAAGAAGCCGAAGCAAAAGAAGCTGGAGCTGATTACGTAGGTTTAGACGAGTATCTTGATAAAATCAAGAGCGGTTGGACGGACGTTGATGTAATTATCACTATGCCGAGTGTTATGGGTAAGTTAGGTCCTTTAGGACGTGTATTAGGCCCACGTGGTTTAATGCCTAACCCAAAAACGGGTACAGTAACTATGGATGTGGCAAAAGCTGTAACAGAAGTAAAAGCTGGTAAAATTGACTTTAAAGTTGATAAAACTGGTATTGTACACGCTGCTATTGGTAAAGCATCTTTTAGTGCTGATAAAATTGCAGGTAATGCAAATGAATTATTAACAACTTTAATGAAACTAAAACCAACAGCTTCAAAAGGAGTTTATGTAAAAAGCATTTTTATGTCTTCTACAATGAGCCCAAGTATCGCTGTTGATCCTAAAATTGGTTAA
- a CDS encoding DUF3467 domain-containing protein — MANEKEAPKQGQINIELDEKVAEGTYSNLAIINHSVSEFVVDFVNIMPGVPKSKVKSRIILTPQHAKRLLKALSENVTRFESAHGEIKDYEQPPIPLNFGPTGQA; from the coding sequence ATGGCAAACGAAAAAGAAGCTCCTAAACAAGGGCAAATAAATATCGAGTTAGATGAAAAAGTAGCAGAAGGTACTTACTCTAACTTAGCGATTATAAATCATTCGGTTTCCGAATTTGTAGTCGATTTTGTAAACATCATGCCAGGTGTTCCAAAAAGTAAAGTAAAATCTCGTATTATTTTAACACCGCAACACGCTAAACGTTTATTGAAAGCGCTAAGTGAAAATGTAACACGTTTTGAGAGCGCACACGGAGAGATTAAAGACTATGAGCAACCTCCAATACCATTAAATTTTGGTCCAACAGGACAGGCATAA
- the rpoB gene encoding DNA-directed RNA polymerase subunit beta, producing the protein MLSTQAERLNFSSIVNKTDYPDFLDIQIKSFQDFFQLETKSEERGDEGLYNTFMENFPITDSRNQFVLEFLDYFVDPPRYAIEECIERGLTYSVPLKARLKLYCTDPEHEDFETIVQDVYLGTIPYMTPSGTFCINGAERVVVSQLHRSPGVFFGQSFHANGTKLYSARVIPFKGSWIEFATDINQVMYAYIDRKKKLPVTTLFRAIGFERDKDILEIFDLAEEVKVSKSGLKKYLGRKLAARVLNTWHEDFVDEDTGEVVSIERNEIVLDRDTILDKDNIEEILEVDVKTVLLHKESNEQGDYAIIHNTLQKDPTNSEKEAVEHIYRQLRNAEPPDEETARGIIDKLFFSDQRYSLGEVGRYRMNKKLQLDIGMDKQVLTKEDIITIIKYLIELINSKAEIDDIDHLSNRRVRTVGEQLSSQFGVGLARMARTIRERMNVRDNEVFTPIDLINAKTLSSVINSFFGTNQLSQFMDQTNPLAEITHKRRLSALGPGGLSRERAGFEVRDVHYTHYGRLCPIETPEGPNIGLISSLSVFAKVNSMGFIETPYRKVTDGVVDIVNEPTYLSAEEEEEKLIAQATVKVDENGKILHDKVIARMEGDFPVIEPTRLDYTDVAPNQISSISASLIPFLEHDDANRALMGSNMMRQAVPLLRVDAPIVGTGLERQVASDSRVLINAEGRGEVLYVDANEIKIRYDRTEDEAKVSFDSDIKTYKLVKFRKTNQGTSINLKPIVVKGDIVAKGQVLCEGYATQKGELALGRNMKVAFMPWKGYNFEDAIVISEKVVREDIFTSIHIDEYSLDVRDTKLGNEELTNDIPNVSEEATKDLDENGMIRIGAEVKPGDILIGKITPKGESDPTPEEKLLRAIFGDKAGDVKDASLKASPSLHGVVIEKKLFARAVKDKRKRAQDKDDILALEAQYDRKFEDLKDVLIEKLFNIVNGKTAQGIFNDLGEEVLPKGKKFTLKMLNAVDDYAHLVSGKWTTDEHTNTLVADLIHNYKIKENDLQGSLRREKFTISVGDELPAGIIKLAKVYIAKKRKLKVGDKMAGRHGNKGIVARIVRQEDMPFLEDGTPVDIVLNPLGVPSRMNIGQIYETVLGWAGQKLGRTYATPIFDGATIEQINGFTDEAGIPRYGHTYLYDGGTGKRFDQPATVGVIYMLKLGHMVDDKMHARSIGPYSLITQQPLGGKAQFGGQRFGEMEVWALEAYGASSTLREILTVKSDDVIGRAKTYEAIVKGEPMPDPGLPESFNVLMHELKGLGLDIRLEE; encoded by the coding sequence ATGTTGTCAACACAAGCTGAAAGATTAAATTTCTCGTCTATTGTAAATAAGACAGATTATCCTGACTTTTTGGATATTCAGATAAAATCTTTTCAAGATTTTTTCCAATTAGAGACAAAATCTGAAGAAAGAGGTGATGAAGGTTTATATAATACCTTCATGGAAAACTTTCCTATCACCGATTCTCGTAATCAATTCGTTTTAGAATTTTTAGATTACTTCGTAGATCCACCAAGATACGCCATTGAAGAGTGTATTGAGCGTGGTTTAACATATAGCGTTCCGCTTAAAGCTAGGTTAAAGTTATATTGTACCGATCCTGAACACGAAGATTTTGAAACTATTGTTCAAGATGTTTATTTAGGAACTATTCCTTACATGACACCTTCTGGTACTTTTTGTATCAACGGTGCCGAGCGTGTGGTTGTATCTCAGTTACACCGTTCACCTGGTGTATTCTTCGGTCAATCTTTTCATGCTAATGGAACAAAATTATATTCAGCAAGGGTTATACCATTCAAAGGATCATGGATTGAGTTTGCTACCGACATCAATCAAGTGATGTACGCATACATTGATAGAAAGAAGAAATTACCTGTTACAACGCTTTTCCGTGCTATCGGTTTTGAGCGTGATAAAGATATTTTAGAGATTTTCGACTTAGCTGAAGAAGTTAAAGTATCGAAATCTGGATTAAAAAAGTATTTAGGAAGAAAATTAGCAGCCCGTGTATTAAATACATGGCATGAGGATTTTGTTGATGAAGATACTGGTGAGGTAGTATCAATTGAGCGTAACGAGATTGTGCTTGATCGTGATACTATTTTAGATAAAGACAACATAGAAGAAATTCTTGAAGTTGATGTTAAAACTGTTCTTTTACACAAAGAAAGTAATGAGCAAGGCGATTACGCTATTATTCATAACACACTTCAAAAAGATCCAACAAACTCTGAAAAAGAGGCTGTTGAACATATATATAGACAATTACGTAATGCTGAGCCGCCAGATGAGGAAACTGCTCGTGGAATAATTGATAAATTATTCTTCTCAGACCAACGTTACTCTTTAGGAGAAGTTGGGCGTTACAGAATGAACAAAAAATTACAGTTGGATATTGGTATGGATAAGCAAGTGCTTACCAAAGAAGATATCATAACGATTATAAAATACTTAATCGAGCTTATTAACTCTAAAGCAGAGATTGATGATATTGATCACTTATCTAACCGTCGTGTACGTACAGTTGGTGAGCAGTTATCTTCTCAATTTGGTGTTGGTTTAGCACGTATGGCTCGTACTATTCGTGAGCGTATGAACGTTCGTGATAACGAGGTGTTTACTCCAATAGATTTAATTAATGCTAAGACATTATCGTCTGTTATTAATTCTTTCTTCGGAACAAACCAGTTATCTCAATTTATGGATCAAACCAATCCATTAGCTGAGATTACACATAAGCGTCGTTTATCGGCTCTTGGACCAGGTGGTCTTTCGAGAGAGAGAGCAGGGTTCGAGGTTCGTGATGTTCACTATACACACTACGGCCGTTTATGTCCAATTGAAACTCCTGAGGGACCAAATATTGGTCTTATATCTTCACTTTCAGTATTTGCTAAAGTGAACTCAATGGGATTCATTGAAACACCATATAGAAAAGTAACTGATGGTGTTGTTGATATTGTTAACGAACCAACTTATTTAAGTGCAGAAGAAGAAGAAGAAAAATTAATCGCACAAGCAACTGTTAAGGTTGATGAAAACGGTAAAATTTTACATGATAAGGTAATTGCGCGTATGGAAGGTGACTTCCCTGTTATCGAGCCTACTAGGTTAGATTATACGGATGTTGCACCAAACCAAATTTCGTCTATCTCGGCTTCTTTAATTCCTTTCTTAGAGCATGATGATGCGAATAGAGCCCTTATGGGATCTAACATGATGCGTCAAGCAGTGCCTTTATTAAGAGTAGATGCACCAATTGTTGGTACAGGTTTAGAGCGTCAAGTAGCTTCAGATTCACGTGTTTTAATTAACGCAGAAGGAAGAGGTGAAGTTCTTTATGTTGATGCTAATGAAATTAAAATTAGATACGACCGTACTGAAGATGAAGCTAAGGTAAGTTTCGATAGCGATATTAAGACTTATAAATTAGTGAAATTCCGTAAAACGAATCAAGGTACTTCTATCAACCTTAAACCAATTGTGGTTAAAGGAGATATAGTTGCTAAAGGTCAAGTTTTATGTGAAGGTTATGCAACTCAAAAAGGTGAATTAGCTCTTGGTAGAAATATGAAAGTAGCCTTTATGCCTTGGAAAGGGTATAACTTTGAGGATGCCATCGTAATTTCAGAAAAAGTAGTTCGTGAAGATATATTTACATCTATTCATATTGATGAGTATTCTTTAGATGTTAGAGACACAAAATTAGGTAACGAAGAGTTAACTAATGATATTCCTAACGTTTCTGAAGAAGCTACTAAAGATTTAGATGAAAACGGAATGATCCGTATTGGAGCAGAGGTTAAACCTGGTGATATCTTAATTGGTAAAATTACGCCAAAAGGGGAATCTGATCCAACTCCGGAAGAAAAATTATTACGTGCTATCTTTGGTGATAAAGCAGGTGATGTTAAAGATGCTTCGTTAAAAGCGTCTCCTTCATTACATGGTGTTGTTATCGAGAAGAAATTATTCGCAAGAGCGGTAAAAGATAAGCGTAAAAGAGCTCAAGATAAAGATGATATCTTAGCTTTAGAAGCGCAATATGATAGAAAGTTTGAAGATTTAAAAGATGTTTTAATCGAAAAGCTTTTCAATATTGTAAACGGAAAAACTGCTCAAGGTATTTTTAATGATTTAGGTGAAGAAGTATTACCAAAAGGTAAAAAATTCACACTTAAAATGTTAAATGCTGTTGATGATTATGCGCATTTAGTGTCTGGAAAATGGACAACTGATGAGCACACAAATACATTAGTTGCCGATTTAATTCACAACTATAAAATTAAAGAGAACGATTTACAAGGATCTTTACGTCGTGAGAAGTTTACGATTTCTGTAGGTGATGAGTTACCAGCAGGAATTATCAAACTAGCTAAAGTTTACATCGCTAAAAAGCGTAAACTTAAAGTAGGTGATAAAATGGCAGGGCGTCACGGTAACAAAGGTATTGTTGCTCGTATCGTTCGTCAAGAAGATATGCCATTCTTAGAAGATGGAACGCCAGTTGATATTGTATTAAATCCATTAGGTGTACCGTCTCGTATGAATATTGGTCAAATTTATGAAACAGTTCTTGGATGGGCTGGTCAAAAATTAGGTCGTACTTATGCAACGCCAATCTTTGATGGTGCAACTATAGAACAAATTAACGGATTTACAGATGAAGCTGGAATTCCAAGATACGGACATACTTATTTATATGACGGTGGAACAGGTAAGCGTTTCGATCAACCAGCAACAGTTGGTGTGATTTACATGCTTAAACTTGGACACATGGTTGATGATAAGATGCACGCACGTTCTATTGGACCTTACTCATTAATTACACAACAACCATTAGGTGGTAAAGCACAATTTGGTGGTCAACGTTTTGGTGAGATGGAAGTTTGGGCACTTGAGGCTTATGGAGCATCAAGCACCTTACGAGAAATTTTAACTGTAAAATCTGATGATGTTATTGGTAGAGCCAAAACTTACGAAGCTATCGTAAAAGGAGAACCAATGCCAGATCCAGGATTACCAGAATCATTCAATGTATTAATGCATGAATTGAAAGGTTTAGGATTGGATATCAGATTAGAAGAGTAA
- the rplL gene encoding 50S ribosomal protein L7/L12, with product MADLKDFAEQLVNLTVKEVNELATILKDEYGIEPAAAAAVAVAGPAAGGEAEEAQTEFDVILKAAGSSKLAVVKLVKELTGLGLKEAKGLVDDAPSAIKEGVTKDEAEALKVSLEEAGAEVELK from the coding sequence ATGGCAGATTTAAAAGATTTCGCAGAACAATTAGTTAACCTTACTGTAAAAGAAGTAAATGAGTTAGCAACTATATTAAAAGATGAGTACGGTATCGAGCCTGCTGCTGCTGCTGCAGTTGCTGTTGCTGGTCCTGCTGCTGGTGGAGAAGCTGAAGAAGCTCAAACTGAATTTGATGTTATTTTAAAAGCTGCAGGTAGCTCTAAGTTAGCTGTTGTAAAATTAGTTAAAGAATTAACTGGTTTAGGTTTAAAAGAAGCTAAAGGTTTAGTTGATGATGCACCAAGTGCAATCAAAGAAGGTGTAACTAAAGACGAAGCTGAAGCTTTAAAAGTATCTTTAGAAGAAGCTGGAGCAGAGGTTGAGTTAAAGTAA
- the rplJ gene encoding 50S ribosomal protein L10, translating to MTREEKSQVIEELTAELANNANIYLADISGLNADTTSNLRRACFKANVKLAVVKNTLLEKAMEASERDFGNLPSVLKGNTSVMYSETGNVPAKLIKTFRKKSDKPLLKGAFIEESVYIGDDQLDMLVDIKSKEELLGEIVGLLQSPAKNVISALKSGGGTIAGLIKTLSERSE from the coding sequence ATGACAAGAGAAGAAAAATCACAAGTAATTGAGGAGTTAACTGCAGAATTAGCTAATAATGCAAATATCTATTTAGCTGATATTTCAGGATTAAATGCAGATACTACTTCAAATTTACGTCGTGCTTGTTTTAAAGCAAACGTAAAATTAGCAGTTGTTAAAAATACATTACTTGAGAAAGCAATGGAAGCATCAGAAAGAGATTTCGGAAACCTTCCATCTGTATTAAAAGGAAATACATCAGTGATGTATTCTGAAACAGGTAACGTACCAGCGAAACTTATTAAAACATTCCGTAAAAAATCTGATAAACCTTTATTAAAAGGTGCATTCATTGAGGAGTCTGTTTATATCGGTGACGATCAATTAGACATGTTAGTTGATATCAAGTCTAAAGAAGAGTTATTAGGAGAGATTGTTGGATTATTACAATCGCCTGCTAAAAACGTTATTTCAGCACTTAAATCAGGTGGTGGAACAATAGCTGGACTTATAAAAACACTTTCTGAGAGATCAGAGTAG
- the rpoC gene encoding DNA-directed RNA polymerase subunit beta' — protein MARKQDKNTVKRFNKISIGLASPESILAESRGEVLKPETINYRTHKPERDGLFCERIFGPVKDYECACGKYKRIRYKGIVCDRCGVEVTEKKVRRDRVGHINLVVPVAHIWYFRSLPNKIGYLLGLPSKKLDMIIYYERYVVIQPGNAKNEEGEPLQKMDFLTEEEYLNVLESLPQDNQYLDDEDPNKFLAKMGAECLIDLLARIDLQALSYELRHKANTETSKQRKTEALKRLQVVGALRDSNKNRENRPEWMIMKVVPIIPPELRPLVPLDGGRFATSDLNDLYRRVIIRNNRLKRLVEIKAPEVILRNEKRMLQESVDSLFDNTRKSSAVKTDSNRPLKSLSDSLKGKQGRFRQNLLGKRVDYSARSVIVVGPELRLFECGLPKNMAAELYKPFVIRKLIERGIVKTVKSAKKIIDKREPVVWDILENVLKGHPVLLNRAPTLHRLGIQAFQPKLIEGKAIQLHPLACAAFNADFDGDQMAVHLPLGPEAILECQMLMLASHNILNPANGAPVTVPSQDMVLGLYYMTKLRTSTAEVKVKGEGLTFYSPEEVEIAFNEGKVELNAGIKVRTIDINEDGKLDRMIVETTVGRVLFNQHVPQAAGFINQVLTKKSLRDIIGDILKATSVPECADFLDSIRTLGFKFAFQGGLSFSLGDIIIPPEKQSMIDKANGLVDGITGNYNMGLITNNERYNQVIDIWTSTNAELTELSMKRIREDKQGFNSVFMMLDSGARGSKEQIRQLTGMRGLMAKPKKSTAGGGSIIENPILSNFKEGLSILEYFISTHGARKGLADTALKTADAGYLTRRLVDVSQDVIINTEDCGTLRGVEVEPLKKNDEVVETLEERIVGRVSLNDVYNPLTEELLVSAGQLIEDDIAKTIEASPIESVEVRSALSCEALKGICAKCYGRNLATGKMVQRGEAVGVVAAQSIGEPGTQLTLRTFHVGGIAGNISEENKLVVKFDGVAEIEDLKTVKGKDNEGNDIDVVISRTSELKLIDKKTGIVLSTNNIPYGSTIIVKNGQKLVKGDVVCTWDPYNGVIVSEFAGKVKYENIEQGITYQVEIDEQTGFQEKVISESRNKKLIPTLHIEDSKGETIRSYNLPVGAHLMIDDGEKVIVGKILVKIPRKSSKAGDITGGLPRVTELFEARNPSNPAVVSAIDGVVSFGKIKRGNREIIIESKTGDIKKYLVKLSSQILVQENDFVKAGMPLSDGSITPNDILNIKGPSAVQQYLVNEVQEVYRLQGVKINDKHFEVVVRQMMRKVRIIDSGDTIFLEDQLAHKADFILENDDIFGMKVVEDAGDSINLKPGQIVSPRELRDENSILRREDKTLVSARDAQPATATPILQGITRASLQTKSFISAASFQETTKVLNEAAVAGKIDALEGLKENVIVGHRIPAGTGMRSYTDIIVGSKEEFDEMMQVKQELNYN, from the coding sequence ATGGCAAGAAAACAAGATAAGAATACAGTAAAGAGGTTTAATAAAATCTCAATTGGTTTAGCATCACCAGAATCTATTTTAGCAGAATCTAGAGGTGAGGTTTTAAAACCAGAAACTATCAATTATCGTACGCACAAACCAGAAAGAGATGGTTTGTTCTGTGAGCGTATCTTCGGTCCTGTAAAGGATTATGAGTGTGCTTGTGGTAAATATAAAAGAATACGTTACAAAGGGATCGTTTGTGACCGTTGTGGTGTAGAAGTAACAGAAAAGAAAGTACGTAGAGATAGAGTAGGGCACATTAACTTAGTGGTTCCTGTAGCTCATATCTGGTATTTCCGTTCTTTACCAAACAAAATTGGATATTTATTAGGGTTACCATCTAAGAAATTAGATATGATTATTTACTACGAACGTTATGTAGTAATTCAACCAGGTAATGCTAAAAATGAAGAAGGTGAACCATTACAAAAAATGGATTTCCTTACGGAAGAAGAATACTTAAATGTTCTTGAGTCACTTCCACAAGATAATCAGTATTTAGATGATGAAGACCCTAACAAGTTTTTAGCTAAAATGGGTGCTGAGTGTTTAATCGATTTATTAGCTCGTATTGATTTACAAGCTTTATCATATGAATTACGTCATAAAGCGAATACTGAAACGTCTAAACAACGTAAAACAGAAGCTTTAAAGCGTTTACAAGTTGTTGGAGCCTTAAGAGATTCTAATAAAAATAGAGAAAATCGTCCAGAATGGATGATTATGAAGGTTGTGCCAATTATACCGCCAGAATTACGTCCTTTAGTGCCGTTAGATGGTGGTCGTTTTGCAACTTCAGATTTAAATGATTTATACCGTCGTGTAATTATCCGTAACAACCGTCTTAAAAGATTGGTTGAGATAAAAGCACCAGAAGTTATTTTACGTAATGAAAAACGTATGCTACAGGAATCTGTAGATTCGTTATTTGATAATACACGTAAATCATCTGCTGTAAAAACGGATTCTAATAGACCATTAAAATCATTATCAGATTCATTAAAAGGTAAGCAAGGACGTTTCCGTCAAAACTTACTTGGTAAGCGTGTTGATTATTCTGCACGTTCGGTAATTGTTGTTGGTCCAGAATTAAGATTATTTGAATGTGGATTGCCTAAAAATATGGCGGCTGAGTTATACAAGCCTTTCGTAATTAGAAAACTAATTGAAAGAGGTATTGTAAAAACAGTAAAATCTGCAAAGAAAATTATAGATAAAAGAGAACCAGTGGTTTGGGATATCTTGGAAAACGTTCTTAAAGGACATCCGGTATTACTAAACCGTGCGCCTACTTTACACCGTTTGGGTATACAAGCTTTTCAACCAAAATTAATTGAAGGAAAAGCAATTCAATTACACCCATTAGCATGTGCGGCATTTAATGCCGATTTTGATGGTGATCAGATGGCAGTTCACTTACCGCTTGGACCAGAAGCAATATTAGAGTGTCAAATGTTAATGTTGGCCTCTCATAATATTTTAAATCCAGCAAACGGTGCACCAGTAACTGTACCTTCTCAGGATATGGTACTTGGTTTATACTACATGACTAAGTTACGTACTTCTACTGCAGAAGTAAAAGTAAAAGGTGAAGGTTTAACATTCTATTCTCCAGAAGAAGTAGAGATTGCTTTTAATGAAGGAAAGGTGGAATTAAATGCTGGTATCAAAGTAAGAACTATTGATATTAATGAAGATGGTAAGTTAGACAGAATGATTGTTGAAACTACTGTTGGTCGTGTGTTATTTAACCAACACGTGCCACAAGCAGCAGGGTTCATCAACCAAGTATTAACTAAAAAATCTTTAAGAGATATTATTGGTGATATTCTTAAGGCAACATCTGTTCCTGAATGTGCTGATTTCTTAGATAGTATTAGAACATTAGGATTTAAGTTTGCATTCCAAGGTGGATTATCATTTAGTTTAGGTGATATTATTATCCCACCAGAAAAGCAAAGTATGATTGATAAAGCTAATGGTTTAGTTGACGGTATTACTGGAAACTATAACATGGGGCTTATTACAAATAATGAACGTTATAACCAAGTTATTGATATTTGGACATCTACAAATGCTGAATTGACAGAATTGTCAATGAAACGTATTAGAGAAGACAAACAAGGGTTTAACTCGGTGTTTATGATGCTTGACTCTGGAGCAAGGGGATCTAAAGAACAGATTCGTCAGCTTACAGGTATGCGTGGATTAATGGCGAAACCTAAAAAATCTACAGCTGGTGGTGGATCTATTATTGAAAATCCAATTCTTTCTAACTTTAAAGAAGGACTTTCAATTTTAGAATACTTTATCTCTACTCACGGTGCTCGTAAAGGTCTTGCGGATACAGCTCTTAAAACAGCCGATGCAGGTTACTTAACACGTCGTTTAGTAGATGTTTCTCAAGATGTTATTATTAACACTGAAGATTGTGGAACATTAAGAGGTGTAGAAGTTGAACCATTGAAGAAAAATGATGAAGTTGTTGAAACTTTAGAAGAAAGAATCGTTGGTCGTGTATCTTTAAATGATGTTTATAATCCATTAACAGAAGAGTTGTTAGTATCAGCTGGTCAGTTAATCGAAGATGATATCGCTAAAACCATTGAAGCTTCTCCAATTGAGAGTGTAGAAGTACGTTCTGCATTAAGTTGTGAGGCTTTAAAAGGTATTTGTGCTAAATGTTACGGACGTAACTTAGCTACGGGTAAAATGGTACAACGTGGTGAAGCTGTAGGTGTAGTTGCTGCACAATCTATTGGAGAACCAGGTACACAGTTAACACTTCGTACATTCCACGTAGGTGGTATTGCAGGTAACATTTCAGAGGAAAATAAATTAGTTGTTAAATTTGATGGTGTTGCAGAAATTGAAGATTTAAAAACAGTTAAAGGAAAAGATAACGAAGGAAACGATATTGATGTTGTAATCTCTCGTACATCTGAACTTAAACTTATTGATAAGAAAACAGGTATTGTATTAAGTACAAATAACATTCCTTATGGTTCTACGATTATTGTTAAAAATGGTCAGAAACTAGTAAAAGGTGATGTAGTTTGTACATGGGATCCATATAACGGTGTTATTGTTTCAGAATTTGCTGGTAAGGTGAAGTATGAAAACATTGAGCAAGGTATTACATATCAAGTTGAAATTGATGAACAAACTGGTTTCCAAGAAAAAGTGATTTCTGAATCTAGAAACAAAAAGTTAATTCCAACACTTCATATTGAAGATAGTAAAGGAGAGACAATACGTTCTTACAATTTACCAGTTGGAGCTCACTTAATGATTGACGACGGTGAAAAAGTTATAGTTGGTAAAATTTTAGTGAAAATACCGCGTAAATCTTCTAAAGCAGGAGATATTACAGGTGGTCTACCTCGTGTAACAGAATTATTCGAAGCACGTAACCCATCTAACCCTGCAGTTGTTAGTGCTATTGATGGTGTTGTTTCTTTCGGAAAAATTAAACGTGGTAATCGTGAGATTATAATAGAGTCTAAAACAGGAGATATTAAGAAATACTTAGTGAAATTATCAAGTCAGATTCTTGTTCAAGAAAATGATTTCGTAAAAGCTGGTATGCCTTTATCTGATGGTTCTATTACACCTAATGATATTCTAAATATCAAAGGCCCATCTGCAGTTCAACAATACTTAGTTAACGAAGTACAAGAAGTATATCGTTTACAAGGTGTGAAAATTAATGATAAACACTTCGAGGTTGTAGTACGTCAAATGATGCGTAAAGTTAGAATTATTGATTCTGGTGATACTATATTCTTAGAAGATCAATTAGCTCATAAAGCAGATTTCATATTAGAAAATGATGATATTTTCGGAATGAAAGTTGTTGAAGATGCTGGAGATTCAATTAACTTAAAACCTGGTCAAATTGTTTCGCCTCGTGAGTTAAGAGATGAAAACTCTATTTTACGTAGAGAAGATAAAACACTAGTTTCTGCTAGAGATGCGCAGCCAGCAACGGCTACTCCAATACTGCAAGGTATTACTAGAGCATCACTTCAAACTAAATCGTTTATCTCTGCAGCTTCTTTCCAAGAGACAACTAAAGTACTTAACGAAGCAGCAGTAGCTGGTAAGATAGATGCTTTAGAAGGCTTGAAAGAAAATGTAATTGTTGGACATAGAATTCCTGCAGGTACAGGTATGAGAAGTTATACTGATATTATAGTTGGTTCTAAAGAAGAATTCGACGAAATGATGCAAGTAAAACAAGAGTTAAATTATAACTAG